In Maniola hyperantus chromosome 20, iAphHyp1.2, whole genome shotgun sequence, the following are encoded in one genomic region:
- the Cks30A gene encoding cyclin-dependent kinases regulatory subunit: MSRDIYYSDKYYDEDHEYRHVVLPKEMVKLVPKNHLMSEQEWRSIGVQQSQGWVHYMTHTPEPHILLFRRKKTTTEKADDKNIRRY, translated from the exons ATGTCGAGAGATATTTACTATTCTGACAAATACTATGACGAGGATCACGAATATag GCATGTGGTGTTGCCTAAAGAGATGGTGAAGCTGGTGCCGAAGAATCACCTCATGTCTGAGCAGGAGTGGAGGAGTATTGGTGTGCAGCAGAGCCAGGGATGGGTACACTACATGACACACACACCAG AACCTCACATCTTGCTGTTCAGGCGTAAGAAGACAACCACAGAAAAGGCAGACGACAAAAACATAAGGAGGTACTGA
- the LOC117991835 gene encoding gastrula zinc finger protein XlCGF28.1-like isoform X1, whose product MFYEKCRICLKSNNLLIHLFDGPDSIMLASKIMNLTNIQVYHDDGLPTSICVRCNQKLDECIEFINLCKKSDNDLRSKTNTKRDKDNNSIFEDDADELNPKIDDNDLSRSMDADDIQGKDKTSKEECSSNVYALKRLSQKQQCFTCGKVMSSRFRLKTHLATHLKEKQHSCTYCKKRFTIVENLNAHLRIHTGEKPYCCATCGKTFAQSSGLIVHKRKHTGQMPYQCVLCPRSFQTIGNFKYHVRVHTGERNYDCSTCGRAFITSGDLKQHKATHSGEKPHICSICGIRFSRASNLKRHVSYLHNEEKSFICQHCSSKFLRKIDLTKHEHSHKNK is encoded by the exons ATGTTTTACGAGAAATGTAGAATATGTTTAAAGAGTAACAACTTATTAATACATTTATTTGATGGCCCAGATTCAATAAtgctagcttctaaaattatgAATCTGACTAATATTCAA GTATATCATGACGACGGTCTACCAACGTCAATATGTGTAAGGTGTAACCAAAAATTAGATGAATGTATTGAATTCATAAATCTTTGCAAAAAGTCTGATAATGATCTGAGGAGCAAAACTAATACTAAAAGAGATAAAGACAATAATTCTATCTTTGAAGATGATGCTGATGAATTAAACCCTAaaattgatgataatgatttgaGCAGATCGATGGATGCTGATGACATTCAAGGAAAAGATAAAACATCAAAAGAGGAGTGTAGTAGCAATGTATACGCGTTAAAACGGCTCTCTCAAAAACAGCAATGTTTTACTTGTGGCAAAGTTATGTCGTCTAG ATTTCGGCTCAAAACTCATTTAGCAACACATCTAAAGGAAAAGCAACATTCATGTACCTATTGTAAGAAAAGATTTACAATAGTAGAAAATCTAAATGCACATTTACGAATTCATACG GGTGAAAAACCATATTGCTGTGCCACTTGTGGGAAAACATTTGCACAATCTTCAGGATTAATTGTTCACAAACGTAAGCATACTGGTCAAATGCCATACCAATGTGTATTGTGCCCACGAAGCTTTCAAACAATAGGGAACTTTAAATATCATGTCAG GGTGCACACTGGAGAAAGaaattacgactgtagcacTTGTGGTCGCGCTTTTATTACCAGCGGAGACTTAAAACAACACAAAGCAACACATAGCGGAGAAAAGCCACATATTTGTAGTATTTGTGGTATAAGATTTTCGCGTGCTTCCAACTTAAAACGCCATGTGAGCTATTTGCACAATGAAGAGAAATCTTTTATATGCCAACATTGTTCTTCGAAATTTCTTCGAAAAATTGATCTCACTAAACATGAACAtagtcataaaaataaataa
- the LOC117991835 gene encoding zinc finger protein 239-like isoform X2 encodes MFYEKCRICLKSNNLLIHLFDGPDSIMLASKIMNLTNIQVYHDDGLPTSICVRCNQKLDECIEFINLCKKSDNDLRSKTNTKRDKDNNSIFEDDADELNPKIDDNDLSRSMDADDIQGKDKTSKEECSSNVYALKRLSQKQQCFTCGKVMSSRFRLKTHLATHLKEKQHSCTYCKKRFTIVENLNAHLRIHTGEKPYCCATCGKTFAQSSGLIVHKRKHTGQMPYQCVLCPRSFQTIGNFKYHVRLGAHWRKKLRL; translated from the exons ATGTTTTACGAGAAATGTAGAATATGTTTAAAGAGTAACAACTTATTAATACATTTATTTGATGGCCCAGATTCAATAAtgctagcttctaaaattatgAATCTGACTAATATTCAA GTATATCATGACGACGGTCTACCAACGTCAATATGTGTAAGGTGTAACCAAAAATTAGATGAATGTATTGAATTCATAAATCTTTGCAAAAAGTCTGATAATGATCTGAGGAGCAAAACTAATACTAAAAGAGATAAAGACAATAATTCTATCTTTGAAGATGATGCTGATGAATTAAACCCTAaaattgatgataatgatttgaGCAGATCGATGGATGCTGATGACATTCAAGGAAAAGATAAAACATCAAAAGAGGAGTGTAGTAGCAATGTATACGCGTTAAAACGGCTCTCTCAAAAACAGCAATGTTTTACTTGTGGCAAAGTTATGTCGTCTAG ATTTCGGCTCAAAACTCATTTAGCAACACATCTAAAGGAAAAGCAACATTCATGTACCTATTGTAAGAAAAGATTTACAATAGTAGAAAATCTAAATGCACATTTACGAATTCATACG GGTGAAAAACCATATTGCTGTGCCACTTGTGGGAAAACATTTGCACAATCTTCAGGATTAATTGTTCACAAACGTAAGCATACTGGTCAAATGCCATACCAATGTGTATTGTGCCCACGAAGCTTTCAAACAATAGGGAACTTTAAATATCATGTCAGGTTG GGTGCACACTGGAGAAAGaaattacgactgtag
- the LOC117991839 gene encoding inactive glutathione S-transferase D3-like: MSTIKLYHFPVSSPSRGAVFAARIIGVPVEVIILDLIKKEQMNESFIKINPQHCVPTLDDNGFVIWESRAIACYLADKYGKEDALYPKDLQRRAVVNQRLYFDSSFLYPRIRAICYPIIFEGATEIKDKLKEDLNNTLGFLNQFLEGTKWVAGDHVTVADTSILASLTSILEVGWDISQFPNIQRWLKDSASLRGYEENLDGAKAFAALFKKNYKQSL; encoded by the exons ATGTCGACAATTAAATTATATCACTTTCCTGTGAGTTCACCTTCGCGAGGTGCTGTTTTTGCTGCAAGAATTATAGGTGTGCCGGTTGAAGTTATTATTCTAGACTTGATAAAGAAGGAGCAAATGAATGAAAGTTTCATAAAAATTAATCCGCAGCATTGTGTCCCTACACTCGATGATAATGGTTTCGTTATTTGGGAAAGCAGGGCTATAGCTTGTTATTTGGCTGATAAGTATGGAAAGGAGGACGCCCTGTATCCTAAGGATTTGCAACGCCGCGCGGTTGTTAACCAGCGGTTGTACTTTGATAGCTCCTTTTTGTATCCCAGGATAAGAGCTATTTGT TATCCAATTATATTCGAGGGAGCCACAGAGATTAAAGATAAACTAAAGGAAGACCTAAATAATACTCTGGGCTTCCTCAACCAGTTCCTAGAGGGTACCAAGTGGGTTGCCGGAGACCATGTGACAGTAGCTGACACTTCTATACTGGCATCATTGACTTCAATTCTC GAAGTTGGTTGGGACATTTCACAATTTCCCAATATTCAAAGATGGCTGAAAGATTCTGCTTCATTACGTGGTTATGAAGAAAATTTGGATGGCGCTAAAGCTTTCGCTGCATTATTCAAGAAAAATTATAAACAGTCTTTATAA
- the HemK2 gene encoding methyltransferase N6AMT1, translated as METPHQNHIDKADFDYVYEPAEDSFLLIDALEKDLEYLKSKNPTICLEVGSGSGVVITAFGIAFPNSFCFSTDINFRACIMSQSTAIRNKVLLGAVNMDLATCFVDKKFDVIIFNPPYVVTETNECGGWGIAASWAGGVKGREVTDRLLHMIPKILTTSGTFYLLLINENIPLEVVHIMSQYGYKFETVITRKVRNEQQMVLKFCK; from the coding sequence ATGGAGACTCCACATCAAAACCATATTGACAAAGCAGACTTTGATTATGTGTATGAGCCAGCAGAAGACAGCTTTCTTTTAATTGATGCTTTGGAAAAAGATCTCGAATATTTGAAGTCGAAAAATCCCACAATTTGCTTAGAAGTGGGATCAGGTAGTGGTGTTGTTATAACAGCATTTGGGATAGCATTTCCCAATAGTTTTTGTTTCAGCACTGATATCAATTTCAGAGCATGTATTATGTCACAGAGTACTGCAATTAGAAACAAAGTATTATTGGGTGCTGTTAACATGGATTTGGCCACTTGCTTTGTTGATAAAAAGTttgatgttattatttttaaccccCCATATGTTGTAACGGAAACAAATGAATGTGGCGGATGGGGCATTGCTGCAAGTTGGGCTGGAGGTGTCAAAGGTAGAGAAGTTACTGACAGATTACTCCACATGATACCAAAGATTCTTACTACGAGTGGCACCTTCTATCTTCTGCTTATAAACGAAAACATTCCACTAGAAGTTGTTCATATTATGTCTCAATATGGGTACAAATTTGAGACTGTAATTACGAGAAAGGTTAGGAATGAACAACAAATGGTTTTAAAGTTTTGTAAGTAA
- the Snapin gene encoding SNAPIN protein homolog — MDDTESTTTSADENTGNLCDNPTRDTLAEGLLGLLKPTVDQLDERVRATRISQLELKQQIDLLNAELQKVREALNTHPDLDPYVKKLIACKHKVTVVLNVLQASQDRLNDIRRMIQKEKTVQTVPDATPQEPEQSTSSIAPDHGSIN, encoded by the exons ATGGACGACACAGAAAGCACAACAACATCCGCCGATGAGAATACCGGTAATTTGTGTGATAATCCAACAAGGGATACTCTAGCAGAGGGCTTGTTGGGCCTTCTGAAGCCTACTGTAGACCAACTTGACGAAAGAGTTAGAGCTACAAG GATATCACAACTGGAGTTGAAGCAACAGATTGACTTGTTGAATGCAGAGCTGCAGAAAGTGCGGGAAGCATTGAACACTCACCCTGATCTAGATCCTTATGTTAAGAAACTGATTGCCTGCAAACATAAAGTCACTGTGGTACTTAATGTATTACAAGCTTCACAG GATAGACTGAATGATATAAGGCGTAtgattcaaaaagaaaaaactgtCCAAACAGTACCCGATGCAACACCCCAAGAACCTGAACAAAGTACAAGCAGTATAGCACCAGACCACGGAAGTATTAACTGA
- the LOC117991821 gene encoding leucine-rich repeat-containing protein 49 — MPITYNRGNVRKIAFRARGRSAQSLDVSGPRVDTGAGGDGRVFLHIRPALADSRSTLQRSNTTLTGNNYICKEDIKDDSVNLQAVGEGKVQLSRTPQEKDRLPDRISLDRRGLSSIPHIVGEPGLRLLSLQHNLINTLSGLSPLDLSKLVFLDVYDNQIDKITSLEKLFSLRVLLLGKNRIKRIEGLSNLLKLEVLDLHGNRITKVGCLSNQTELKVLNLAGNQIKCIGPMDLQGLTSLRELNLKRNRLRKLLGFQNTMKLQKLYLGNNDLQSIEDVSTLAEATSLIEVSLDGNPVALGGDCTPFLVSYLPNLITLTNMHVSNQVRRAAMAWRNNKEAAHAAYCALSGSAQQAARRDQIINNARTNWELLRSENKCFITTATSSVKQDDIEELEIESAAGMQCDETQTVETNVIPDLIASTQKGDNNKSDYKINNVDTSTQVFSNISTPKPVTQKLQRSSTARKPSDRRVNFSERSASQDTDVSNSTSTSSDLRLPPILLPIISSLENVKLNDSTEPVLKRWESISSVEPIGDSSISSMPSSSSDSDDDTNIKRQLRRVPTVRRRENFSSMRSKSVCDPESRRVKAGARISDNCENTSNISCNTNVGSVATSSTSGSDNNSKFLKRQGSLNSRTNTRNIRSATITRRNERASSAHRASTARAKSTKNLASLKSSEPVPKPLPQCKDREQGVDYLVEVCDGLVSAWGAGAVRRLARDWDWERARSVTRAAFHYVHFHAVAQALPELKAKFPNVTHISVRATGLQHLGQLHALAELRGVTGLNIMPEGNPICAKIWREYTVYRLAHWGLKEINDVLITDEEMKLANKTYSGLSDMVLRALPDAPLQPLLTRLGKTGNSGSSAKAWLRAADPALRDVIAKEALQYKKGHVSQEDMSWRVRGRGQLSHAIDLACGAAIRLRTLELLWPTIFVEMIEEVLRDFANMENHVKEQMRMLMDSL, encoded by the exons ATGCCTATTACATACAATCGTGGAAAT gtaAGAAAAATAGCTTTTCGGGCTAGAGGAAGATCAGCACAGTCTTTAGATGTCAGTGGCCCACGAGTTGACACAGGAGCAGGAGGCGATGGACGTGTATTCTTGCATATACGGCCTGCTCTGGCTGATTCTCGGTCTACATTGCAACGCTCTAACACCACACTCACAgg AAATAATTACATATGTAAAGAAGATATCAAAGATGATTCCGTTAATTTGCAAGCTGTGGGCGAGGGTAAAGTACAGTTATCTCGAACCCCGCAAGAAAAAGACCGTTTGCCCGACAGGATAAGTTTGGACag ACGCGGTCTTTCATCGATACCACATATAGTTGGCGAGCCAGGTCTACGTCTCTTATCATTACAACACAATTTGATTAACACTTTATCAGGACTTTCTCCTCTGGATTTAAGTAAGCTTGTTTTCCTAGACGTGTATGATAACCAGATTGATAAAATTACGTCACTTGAGAAATTGTTTAGCTTGAGAGTTCTCCTATTGGGTAAAAACAG aattaaAAGAATAGAGGGTTTATCGAATTTACTGAAACTTGAGGTACTAGATTTACATGGCAATAGGATAACAAAAGTTGGATGCTTGTCCAATCAGACCGAGCTCAAAGTTCTCAACTTAGCAGGAAATCAAATAAAATGCATAGGACCGATGGATCTACAGGGATTAACCTCTTTGCGTGAATTAAATCTTAAGCGAAATCGCTTAAGAAAATTACTCGGCTTTCAGAACACAATGAAGTTGCAAAAGCTATACCTCGGAAATAATGATTTACAAAG TATTGAGGATGTTTCAACATTAGCTGAAGCTACATCACTTATCGAAGTTTCTTTGGATGGTAATCCGGTAGCTTTGGGTGGCGATTGCACTCCTTTCTTAGTATCATATCTGCCAAATCTTATTACATTAACAAACATGCACGTCAGTAATCAG GTTCGTCGTGCTGCTATGGCTTGGCGTAATAACAAAGAAGCTGCTCATGCTGCATACTGCGCATTAAGTGGCTCCGCTCAACAAGCTGCCCGACGTGATCAGATAATTAATAATGCTCGAACTAACTGGGAACTACTCAG ATCAGAAAACAAATGCTTTATAACGACTGCCACAAGCTCAGTTAAGCAAGATGATATCGAAGAGTTAGAAATAGAGTCTGCTGCTGGCATGCAATGTGATGAAACTCAAACAGTAGAGACAAATGTTATTCCTGATTTAATAGCGTCTACACAGAAAGGTGATAATAACAAATCAGATTACAAAATAAACAACGTTGATACTAGTACGCAAGTTTTTTCTAACATTTCTACTCCGAAGCCTGTAACGCAAAAATTGCAGAGAAGCTCAACTGCCCGGAAACCTTCTGACAGACGTGTTAACTTTTCTGAAAGAAGCGCTTCTCAAGATACGGACGTATCTAATTCTACTTCTACAAGTAGTGATCTTAGATTACCACCAATTTTACTGCCAATTATATCGTCACTGGAAAATGTTAAATTGAATGACAGTACAGAACCCGTATTAAAAAGATGGGAAAGTATTTCTAGTGTTGAACCAATAGGTGATTCATCAATAAGTTCCATGCCTTCTTCGTCTAgtgatagtgatgatgataCTAATATAAAAAGACAACTTCGAAGGGTGCCTACTGTAAGACGACGTGAAAACTTTAGTTCAATGCGATCTAAATCTGTTTGCGACCCAGAAAGTCGGCGGGTGAAAGCAGGTGCTAGGATATCTGACAACTGTGAAAATACTAGTAATATTTCATGCAATACAAATGTTGGATCTGTTGCCACATCTTCGACATCAGGAAGTGACAATaatagtaaatttttaaaaagacaaGGTTCTTTAAATAGCAGAacaaatacaagaaatattcgCAGTGCAACTATAACGAGAAGAAACGAGAGAGCATCATCAGCTCACCGTGCTTCAACTGCTCGAGCAAAGTCTACTAAAAATTTAGCAAGTCTAAAATCGTCAGAGCCTGTTCCCAAACCACTACCTCAATGTAAAGACAGGGAACAAGGCGTTGATTATCTTGTAGAGGTTTGTGATGGTCTCGTTAGCGCTTGGGGTGCCGGGGCAGTGCGGCGTCTAGCTCGTGATTGGGATTGGGAAAGAGCACGATCGGTGACTCGTGCAGCCTTTCATTATGTACATTTTCATGCTGTCGCTCAGGCACTACCGGAACTTAAAGCCAA GTTTCCTAACGTGACACATATATCTGTTCGCGCAACTGGGTTACAACATTTGGGCCAATTGCATGCCTTGGCTGAATTACGAGGAGTAACTGGTTTAAATATAATGCCTGAAGGAAATCCTATTTGTGCCAAAATTTGGCGAGAATATACGGTATATAGACTTGCCCACTGGGGTCTAAAAGAAATTAACGATGTACTG ATTACAGATGAAGAAATGAAGCTAGCTAATAAAACATATAGTGGCTTAAGTGATATGGTTTTACGTGCACTACCTGACGCTCCGTTACAACCCTTATTAACAAGATTAGGCAAAACTGGAAACAGTGGCTCTAGTGCTAAAGCGTGGTTAAGAGCTGCAGATCCAGCACTTCGAGATGTTATAGCTAAAGAAGCGCTGCAATATAAGAAAGGACATGTTTCGcag GAGGACATGAGTTGGAGAGTTCGCGGCCGAGGTCAACTATCGCATGCGATTGATTTAGCATGTGGAGCGGCTATACGACTGCGCACACTTGAACTTCTGTGGCCTacaatatttgtggaaatgatTGAAGAAGTCTTACGAGATTTTGCCAACATGGAAAATCATGTTAAAGAACAAATGCGTATGCTTATGGACTCTTTGTGA
- the LOC117991831 gene encoding lanC-like protein 3 yields the protein MSKLLRKVFSFRAFRKHSSAATPLGLKMVRFFPNPYEDYKHGASLALDKSGIISQINEHTTNIAKRLQPHRKNVDGGLYVGVTGVSYMFYYLAKNPLLSENKTQYIEKAVEYLSPALETSAGDRTSFLLGDAGTHALATVLKRELGDEIFADHLKSYKSLYSQYLNPKFLKCGGDELFVGRAGYLAGALWLAREIQTQIFTNEELYKICDVMIASGREYSRKRGSPCPLMYHYYNTEYIGAAHGISFILQMLLSVPGYLEHNKSAAHDIKATVDFIASLQSEEGNWPCCMEEIGLPEHKLVHWCHGAPGTVYLMAKAYLVFKDQKFRNACIKAGEVVWNKGLLRKGPGICHGVAGNGYVFLLLFRLTGDEKYVHRANLFAAFMTTDEFLRDARLPDNPESLYEGTAGTVCYLADLLVPDKAAFPFQNVFS from the coding sequence ATGAGTAAACTGCTTCGAAAGGTATTTTCATTTCGAGCATTTCGTAAACACTCGTCAGCCGCCACACCGCTCGGCTTGAAAATGGTGCGATTCTTTCCTAATCCATATGAAGATTATAAACATGGAGCGAGCCTGGCACTGGACAAGAGTGGGATAATCTCGCAAATAAACGAGCACACTACGAATATAGCTAAACGCCTTCAACCGCACCGCAAAAATGTTGATGGCGGGCTTTACGTCGGCGTTACCGGCGTTTCGTACATGTTCTATTATTTGGCGAAAAACCCGTTGTTGTCGGAGAATAAAACCCAGTACATAGAGAAGGCAGTCGAATACCTTTCTCCAGCGTTAGAGACATCGGCGGGCGACCGGACTTCATTTCTCCTCGGTGACGCCGGCACACATGCTTTGGCGACGGTTTTGAAGCGTGAATTGGGAGATGAGATATTTGCTGACCACCTGAAATCTTATAAATCTCTATACAGTCAGTATTTAAATCCTAAATTCCTGAAATGCGGTGGCGACGAACTCTTCGTGGGTCGTGCTGGTTATTTAGCTGGAGCATTGTGGCTAGCTCGTGAGATACAAACTCAAATCTTCACAAATGAAGagctttataaaatatgtgatgTTATGATTGCATCCGGGCGAGAATATTCTAGAAAACGCGGCAGCCCCTGCCCTTTAATGTATCATTATTATAACACAGAATATATAGGTGCTGCACACGGCATTAGCTTCATATTGCAGATGCTTCTATCTGTACCTGGTTACTTGGAACATAATAAGTCAGCTGCCCATGATATTAAGGCTACAGTTGACTTTATAGCTTCTTTACAGTCTGAAGAAGGTAACTGGCCTTGCTGTATGGAGGAGATAGGTTTACCAGAACATAAGCTCGTACACTGGTGCCATGGGGCGCCTGGCACAGTATACTTAATGGCTAAAGCATACTTAGTATTTAAAGACCAAAAGTTTCGAAATGCTTGTATCAAAGCTGGAGAAGTTGTTTGGAATAAAGGGTTACTTAGAAAGGGCCCTGGAATTTGTCATGGCGTAGCGGGCAATGGATATGTATTCCTCCTTCTCTTCAGACTAACTGGAGATGAGAAATATGTACACCGAGCTAACTTGTTTGCTGCATTTATGACCACAGATGAGTTTTTGAGGGATGCAAGGCTTCCTGATAATCCAGAGAGTCTGTATGAGGGCACGGCTGGTACTGTGTGCTATTTAGCTGATCTGTTGGTACCAGATAAAGCAGCGTTTCCCTTTCAAAATGTATtctcttaa
- the LOC138403711 gene encoding uncharacterized protein, whose product MNLISIMFLFNMWPVCAISIILDILKFKNIESVVILNSYSSYNIVAIQKILNDNNIKVSSFTSDTRPIQTGYSKIGFILDASCEFWNVTFGMIDETHFRSSYTWLIKTDHLESTANILSKFPFEINSDVILITKSGEPNSFYLHEAYNKGFYTKGSFLVTKAGIWDSKLYLDQKKRTNLTGVVLKCVVVVVDPIMNQTFEHYLEHTRPEESIVDSLHKLKFFTLIKYLGNIFNFRYLTKAF is encoded by the coding sequence ATGAATTTAATCTCAATAATGTTTCTCTTCAATATGTGGCCCGTATGTGCAATTTCtataatattagacattttaaaattcaaaaacataGAAAGTGTCGTTATTTTGAATTCCTACAGTAGCTACAACATAGTTGCTATTCAGAAAATCTTAAACGACAACAATATTAAAGTGTCGAGTTTTACATCGGACACGAGGCCTATACAAACTGGATATTCTAAAATTGGGTTCATTTTGGACGCATCCTGCGAATTCTGGAACGTGACTTTTGGAATGATCGACGAAACACATTTCCGAAGCTCTTACACTTGGTTGATTAAAACTGATCATCTTGAATCTACTGCAAACATTTTGTCGAAGTTTCCATTTGAGATTAACTCTGATGTTATTCTTATAACAAAAAGCGGAGAACCTAATTCATTTTATTTGCACGAAGCCTATAACAAAGGGTTTTACACTAAAGGTTCTTTTCTGGTAACCAAGGCTGGGATCTGGGACTCAAAACTGTATTTAGATCAGAAGAAAAGGACCAATTTAACGGGGGTAGTTTTGAAATGCGTTGTAGTTGTGGTCGATCCTATAATGAATCAAACTTTTGAACATTATTTGGAACATACGAGACCGGAGGAGTCTATAGTGGATTCTTTGCATAAACTGAAGTTctttacattaataaaatatctggGGAATATATTCAATTTCAGGTACCTAACGAAGGCTTTCTAA